A single Crateriforma conspicua DNA region contains:
- a CDS encoding secretin N-terminal domain-containing protein: MGVGFLWLFAGPAWAQPQAIVQTPSGPVAVATAGPGAPKGAPGGPPGRPQPGPPGKDAKNADEKAGDASAEKPEDPKVIRRETLDGKEADPEELKVGVGPDGKVAFAFRNQPWVDLIQWLAEISEQPLDWQELPADRVNLASPGRYTVDQTRDLFNRHLLARGYTLLELDGGITVVKTESINPGMVRRVEESDLDSLQPHTFVRALMDVGWLSSEKLAEELKPMISSNGRLTALTTTNRIEAMDAAINLRQIAELLQQERDVASRDALAPEFRLVHIPAEEAKQMLEEFLGVEEKSSAPMTPQQMQMMQRMQQQNGNKPPAAKKETEISIVANTRQNSVLIRGPRDKIATATEFVRRIDVPSDSFQTLDDIKSRVQAFRLKSLDAEKLIDIVTEMNVLQPKTHIRVDTDNSAVIVSGAAVDRFIVKELIDQLDGSGRRFEVLQLRRLAAEEVAESIAFLMGQEEEDDDDNQSRRYYYYGYGGGGGDDKKEADQFRVAPNARYNQVLLWANENEMNEVRSLLVKLGELPPPGGNRETFRVVEAASTPETYEYLQRLKSQFEQMTGKEIRLPDEENFTSPISDPDESSDADDGSDDENPDGKDQAENDETSDESADDESKSKNGENDSPDSDEGQPVEPLAQPAASNLTTGVSTVQGQFLVTENEIASNENETTEPPLSDTIQSMEDFDRQFRDRIRRSVEAQAAKDADADETPIDIIVDDDGNLVLRSNDTDALDSLEELMLKIRPPQREYVVFHLKHARASMITIDLEDYFATEEEEESDADRFYRYWFYDDSNSSSDKPSGLAAGSRLKFVYNIETNTLVVSGATPSQLRTIRELVELWDVPEPVDDSRARFTKLVKIQYGRAETIAQTLKDAYRDLLSGNDKAFGAKNNAKNGRQDENQERNENGGGGGLTDSQSGQDSGGGGYSFKGKLSFGIDEIGNTLLISAEGKSLLELMEEMVRQLDEAAQPGGDVEVLRIGGNLSGQSLQQALEAFGLDGSDREGNDNDNRPANGGVERGPRRGGNGRPFNPAAAQGYLRN, translated from the coding sequence TTGGGTGTCGGTTTCCTCTGGCTGTTCGCCGGTCCGGCTTGGGCCCAGCCCCAGGCAATCGTTCAAACTCCGTCGGGCCCCGTTGCCGTCGCCACCGCTGGGCCGGGGGCTCCCAAAGGCGCACCGGGCGGACCGCCGGGACGTCCACAACCCGGTCCACCAGGCAAAGACGCCAAGAATGCGGATGAGAAAGCGGGCGATGCATCCGCAGAAAAACCCGAAGATCCCAAAGTCATCCGACGCGAAACCTTGGACGGCAAAGAAGCCGACCCGGAAGAATTGAAGGTCGGTGTCGGACCCGACGGCAAAGTCGCTTTTGCATTTCGCAACCAACCTTGGGTCGACTTGATTCAGTGGCTTGCGGAGATCTCCGAACAACCATTGGATTGGCAAGAGTTGCCGGCGGATCGAGTCAACTTGGCTTCGCCCGGTCGATACACCGTCGACCAAACACGTGACCTTTTCAACCGTCACTTGTTGGCACGCGGTTACACGCTGTTGGAATTGGACGGCGGCATCACGGTCGTCAAAACCGAGAGCATCAATCCTGGCATGGTGCGCCGCGTGGAAGAATCGGATTTGGATTCGCTTCAGCCACACACGTTTGTTCGCGCACTGATGGATGTCGGTTGGCTGTCATCCGAGAAGCTGGCCGAAGAATTGAAGCCGATGATCAGCAGCAACGGCCGTCTGACCGCGCTGACAACCACCAATCGCATCGAAGCCATGGACGCGGCAATCAATCTGCGTCAGATCGCCGAACTGCTGCAACAAGAACGTGACGTGGCCAGCCGTGACGCGTTGGCCCCCGAATTTCGCTTGGTGCACATCCCAGCCGAAGAAGCCAAACAGATGCTGGAAGAATTCTTGGGCGTCGAAGAAAAATCGTCCGCCCCGATGACTCCCCAGCAAATGCAGATGATGCAGCGGATGCAGCAACAAAACGGCAACAAACCGCCGGCGGCTAAGAAGGAAACGGAAATCAGTATCGTTGCCAACACCCGTCAAAACAGCGTGCTGATTCGTGGACCTCGCGACAAGATCGCAACCGCCACTGAATTCGTCCGCCGAATTGATGTTCCCAGCGATTCATTTCAAACGCTGGACGACATCAAATCGCGTGTGCAAGCCTTTCGCTTGAAATCGTTGGATGCCGAAAAGCTGATCGATATCGTCACGGAGATGAACGTCTTGCAACCCAAGACTCACATCCGCGTGGACACCGACAACTCGGCCGTGATCGTTTCCGGTGCCGCGGTGGATCGTTTCATCGTCAAAGAACTGATCGACCAATTGGACGGCAGTGGTCGACGCTTTGAGGTGCTGCAGTTGCGCCGTCTGGCCGCCGAAGAGGTCGCCGAAAGCATCGCCTTTCTGATGGGACAGGAAGAGGAGGACGACGACGACAACCAATCGCGCCGCTATTACTACTACGGTTATGGCGGCGGTGGCGGTGACGACAAGAAAGAAGCGGATCAATTCCGCGTCGCTCCCAACGCCCGATACAACCAAGTCTTGTTGTGGGCCAACGAAAATGAAATGAATGAAGTCCGTTCGCTGTTGGTCAAGCTGGGTGAACTACCGCCGCCCGGTGGCAATCGCGAAACGTTCCGCGTCGTCGAAGCGGCTTCGACCCCAGAAACCTATGAATACCTTCAGCGTCTGAAGTCGCAATTCGAGCAAATGACGGGCAAAGAGATTCGTCTGCCGGATGAAGAAAATTTCACTAGCCCGATCTCCGATCCCGACGAATCATCCGATGCCGATGACGGCAGCGACGATGAAAATCCGGACGGCAAAGACCAGGCCGAAAACGACGAAACGTCCGACGAATCCGCGGACGATGAATCGAAGTCAAAGAACGGTGAAAACGATTCACCCGATTCAGACGAAGGCCAACCCGTCGAACCGCTGGCACAGCCCGCCGCATCCAACCTGACGACCGGCGTTTCAACGGTTCAGGGACAGTTCTTGGTCACCGAGAATGAAATCGCCAGCAACGAAAACGAAACCACCGAACCGCCACTGAGCGACACGATCCAATCGATGGAAGACTTCGATCGCCAGTTTCGTGATCGAATCCGTCGCAGCGTGGAGGCACAAGCCGCCAAAGATGCGGATGCCGACGAAACACCGATCGACATCATCGTCGATGACGACGGTAATTTGGTGCTTCGCAGTAATGACACCGATGCATTGGATTCGCTGGAAGAATTGATGCTGAAGATTCGTCCGCCCCAGCGTGAATATGTCGTCTTTCACCTGAAGCATGCCCGCGCAAGCATGATCACGATCGACTTGGAAGATTACTTTGCCACCGAAGAGGAAGAGGAATCGGACGCGGATCGTTTCTATCGATACTGGTTCTACGATGACAGCAATTCGTCAAGCGACAAGCCGTCCGGATTGGCGGCCGGCAGCCGTTTGAAATTTGTCTACAACATCGAAACCAACACGCTGGTCGTCTCCGGTGCAACACCCAGTCAACTGCGAACGATCCGCGAACTGGTCGAACTGTGGGATGTTCCCGAACCGGTTGATGATTCGCGTGCCCGCTTTACCAAGCTGGTGAAGATTCAATACGGTCGCGCCGAAACGATCGCCCAGACTTTAAAGGACGCCTATCGCGACCTGCTTAGCGGAAACGACAAAGCGTTCGGCGCCAAGAACAACGCCAAAAACGGACGCCAGGACGAAAACCAGGAACGCAACGAAAACGGTGGTGGCGGAGGTCTGACGGATTCGCAAAGCGGTCAAGATAGCGGTGGCGGTGGATACAGTTTCAAAGGCAAGTTGTCGTTCGGCATCGACGAAATCGGCAACACGTTGTTGATCAGCGCCGAGGGTAAATCACTGTTGGAACTGATGGAAGAAATGGTTCGGCAACTGGACGAAGCGGCTCAACCCGGCGGCGACGTGGAAGTCCTGCGGATCGGTGGCAACCTGAGCGGTCAGTCGCTGCAACAAGCACTCGAGGCGTTTGGATTGGACGGCTCCGATCGCGAAGGGAACGACAACGACAACCGTCCGGCCAATGGCGGCGTCGAACGTGGCCCCCGACGGGGCGGCAATGGTCGTCCGTTCAATCCGGCCGCGGCACAGGGATATCTGCGGAATTGA
- a CDS encoding cytochrome c family protein: MLRVILVFLIWVASLAVADAAGPATRTSDASSGGSSRGDFDLLLHARPADPAHVLGNDACVKCHANEINVWKKTPHATTFDELHRRPEARQIARNLKLRSIKHDGRCVACHYTQQQTDQGSLAAIAGVSCESCHAAAKQWLDIHHDYGSPETTRQSESPAHRAERLRRSIAAGMRNPDNVYLVAQSCYRCHTTADEELVNVGGHSAGSEDFEFVAWSQGSIRHNFVRSDGAHNQTSDVKRLRVMFVAGMLADLEASLTATAQATQKAKYGVTAAGRTARAAKRLRSVSEKIDDPYVAASLKVFDGVQLKLNNRESLNKAAQTIAKLGYLFAAKNDGSSLSSLDPFIPPPETWK; encoded by the coding sequence ATGTTGCGCGTCATCCTTGTGTTTTTGATCTGGGTCGCCAGTCTGGCCGTTGCCGACGCGGCCGGCCCCGCCACCCGAACATCCGATGCGTCGTCGGGCGGATCGTCTCGGGGTGATTTCGATTTGCTGCTGCATGCACGTCCCGCCGATCCGGCCCACGTGTTGGGCAACGATGCCTGTGTGAAATGCCACGCGAACGAAATCAACGTCTGGAAGAAAACACCCCACGCGACGACCTTTGACGAATTGCATCGTCGTCCCGAGGCACGTCAGATCGCCCGCAACTTGAAACTGCGCAGCATCAAACACGATGGACGTTGCGTCGCCTGTCACTACACCCAACAACAAACCGACCAAGGGTCTTTGGCGGCCATCGCCGGGGTGTCCTGTGAATCATGCCATGCGGCCGCAAAGCAATGGCTGGACATCCATCACGATTACGGCAGCCCCGAAACGACACGGCAAAGTGAATCACCCGCTCATCGCGCCGAACGACTGCGCCGCAGCATCGCCGCGGGAATGCGGAATCCGGACAACGTCTATTTGGTCGCCCAAAGTTGTTACCGCTGTCATACCACCGCCGACGAAGAACTGGTCAACGTCGGCGGTCATTCCGCCGGCAGCGAAGACTTTGAATTTGTTGCATGGAGCCAGGGAAGCATCCGTCACAACTTTGTTCGATCCGACGGTGCACACAATCAAACGAGCGACGTGAAACGATTGCGCGTCATGTTCGTCGCCGGAATGCTGGCCGATCTGGAAGCCAGTTTGACGGCGACAGCCCAGGCGACCCAGAAAGCCAAATACGGGGTCACCGCAGCCGGTCGAACGGCCCGTGCGGCCAAACGTCTTCGCAGTGTCAGCGAAAAAATCGACGACCCGTATGTCGCCGCCAGCCTGAAAGTCTTCGATGGCGTTCAATTGAAACTGAACAACCGTGAATCTCTGAACAAAGCGGCGCAAACCATTGCCAAGCTTGGATATTTGTTCGCCGCAAAGAACGATGGATCCTCGCTTTCGTCGTTGGACCCCTTCATTCCACCACCAGAGACCTGGAAGTAG
- a CDS encoding lysophospholipid acyltransferase family protein, with product MKRLVAWLFGIAMLTVRQTCRRRYHNDPRQILRQQGIPLTYALLHCHQMACICSVEPGVAAMASRSSDGDLVVPALRRCGVTPIRGSSGQGNKGGAVALQQAIRHVRNHGPAAIAIDGPQGPRGKAQPGIALLARKSKAVIIPVCAVPSRRWVFTNSWDRIQIPMPFCTIDIYAGEPIDPSDGLSAREIIQQVEAKLLDLEQRFDPEEAQFHYTASSEKDSGSSTAVDTDTTAKAVAA from the coding sequence ATGAAACGTCTGGTCGCTTGGCTATTCGGAATTGCGATGTTGACGGTGCGCCAAACGTGCCGACGGCGATATCACAACGATCCGCGGCAAATATTGCGACAGCAGGGCATTCCCCTGACTTATGCCCTTTTGCATTGCCATCAAATGGCTTGCATCTGTTCGGTCGAACCGGGCGTCGCGGCCATGGCATCGCGATCATCGGACGGTGATTTGGTCGTCCCCGCCCTACGCCGGTGTGGTGTGACGCCCATTCGGGGCAGCAGCGGTCAGGGCAACAAGGGCGGCGCGGTTGCATTGCAACAAGCCATTCGGCACGTCCGTAACCACGGCCCCGCAGCAATCGCGATCGATGGTCCCCAGGGTCCGCGTGGAAAGGCCCAACCGGGAATCGCCCTGCTGGCTCGCAAGTCCAAGGCAGTCATTATCCCGGTGTGCGCCGTGCCCAGCCGCCGTTGGGTGTTCACGAATTCGTGGGATCGTATCCAGATCCCGATGCCGTTTTGCACGATCGACATCTACGCCGGCGAACCGATCGATCCGTCAGACGGGCTGTCGGCACGCGAAATCATTCAACAGGTCGAAGCAAAACTGCTGGATCTGGAACAGCGTTTCGATCCCGAAGAAGCACAGTTTCATTACACCGCGTCGAGCGAAAAGGATTCGGGTTCGTCCACCGCGGTCGATACCGACACCACCGCGAAAGCCGTCGCCGCCTGA
- a CDS encoding superoxide dismutase [Ni], whose amino-acid sequence MIRTFAASLTLLVFASIASAHCQVPCGIYGDQMRFEQMLEDEHTISKAQLQLNELSSGDIDAQAINQMGRWTLTKEQHATRIQETIAAYFMAQRIKPDGDGYGKKLMAAHAVMIAAMKAKQSADPATAKALEKSIFDFYRAYEGKEPDFEHTH is encoded by the coding sequence ATGATCCGAACTTTTGCCGCTTCGTTGACGCTACTCGTGTTTGCCTCGATTGCATCGGCCCATTGCCAAGTGCCGTGTGGAATTTATGGCGACCAGATGCGGTTCGAACAAATGCTGGAAGACGAGCACACGATCAGCAAAGCTCAGTTGCAGTTGAACGAGCTTAGCTCGGGAGACATCGACGCCCAGGCAATCAACCAGATGGGCCGTTGGACGCTGACCAAAGAACAGCATGCCACACGGATTCAGGAAACCATCGCCGCCTATTTCATGGCCCAGCGGATCAAGCCCGATGGCGACGGCTATGGAAAAAAGTTGATGGCCGCCCACGCTGTGATGATCGCCGCGATGAAAGCAAAGCAGTCCGCTGATCCCGCCACGGCGAAAGCCTTGGAAAAGTCGATCTTCGATTTCTATCGGGCTTACGAAGGCAAAGAACCCGACTTCGAGCACACCCACTGA